The following coding sequences are from one bacterium window:
- a CDS encoding cysteine desulfurase translates to MSFDPHSIRSDFPILERTSRGKPLVYLDTAASAQKPRAVIDAISDFYENHYANIHRGVYELSERATRMHEDARGKVAAFLGAAESREIVFTRNATESINLIAASWGRQNLNTGDEILITTLEHHANIVPWQLLCEEKNARLRVVPINDAGELDMDAFESLISDRTRLVAVSHVSNALGTINPVREIINIAHERGIPVLLDGAQAVPRFGVDVQELGCDFYVFSGHKLYGPSGVGILYGRAELLEAMPAYQSGGDMIETVSFEKSTFKPAPYKFEAGTPDIAGAIGLGAAIDYLSGLGMDEIERHELELTTYGTKLLEAIPEVRLIGTAADKTGVLSFVVDGIHPHDLGTILDMEGIAIRAGHHCAQPLMERFDVPATARASLGLYSISEDLDHLAQGLHKAIEMFR, encoded by the coding sequence ATGAGCTTCGACCCCCACTCCATTCGCAGTGATTTCCCGATTCTCGAACGAACGAGTCGAGGAAAGCCGCTCGTCTATCTCGACACGGCAGCCAGCGCCCAGAAGCCCCGCGCCGTGATCGACGCCATCAGCGATTTCTACGAAAATCACTACGCGAACATCCACCGGGGTGTTTATGAGCTCTCGGAACGAGCAACGCGGATGCACGAAGATGCACGCGGAAAAGTGGCGGCCTTTCTAGGTGCCGCAGAGAGCCGCGAGATCGTCTTTACCCGAAATGCGACCGAATCGATCAATCTGATCGCAGCGAGTTGGGGACGCCAGAACCTGAACACCGGCGATGAGATCTTGATCACCACGCTCGAACATCACGCCAACATCGTGCCCTGGCAGCTGCTCTGCGAGGAAAAGAATGCGCGCCTGCGGGTCGTACCGATCAACGATGCCGGCGAACTCGACATGGATGCCTTCGAAAGCCTGATTTCGGATCGCACCCGGCTCGTTGCCGTGAGTCACGTCTCCAACGCCCTCGGTACGATCAACCCGGTGCGCGAGATCATCAACATCGCCCATGAGCGCGGCATCCCGGTGTTGCTCGACGGCGCGCAGGCCGTTCCCCGCTTCGGCGTCGATGTCCAGGAGCTGGGCTGCGATTTCTACGTCTTTTCGGGCCACAAGCTCTATGGCCCGAGCGGCGTGGGCATTCTCTATGGCCGCGCCGAACTGCTCGAGGCGATGCCCGCCTACCAGAGCGGCGGTGACATGATCGAAACCGTCTCCTTCGAGAAGAGCACCTTCAAGCCTGCTCCCTACAAATTCGAAGCCGGCACGCCGGATATCGCCGGTGCCATCGGCCTCGGGGCCGCCATCGACTACTTGAGCGGCCTGGGCATGGACGAGATCGAACGACACGAACTGGAACTCACGACCTACGGAACGAAGCTCCTCGAAGCGATCCCCGAGGTTCGCCTGATCGGCACGGCCGCGGACAAGACCGGCGTTCTCTCATTCGTCGTGGATGGAATCCATCCCCACGATCTCGGCACCATCCTCGATATGGAGGGCATCGCAATCAGGGCGGGCCACCACTGTGCGCAACCCCTGATGGAACGCTTCGACGTTCCGGCGACAGCGCGCGCTTCGCTGGGCCTCTACAGCATCTCCGAAGACCTCGACCATCTGGCACAGGGTCTTCACAAGGCCATCGAGATGTTTCGCTGA
- the sufD gene encoding Fe-S cluster assembly protein SufD: MSDALKSAAERFLVQAGDQAPSPVFGELRRAGIAAFSDQGLPDTKQEEWRYTNVTPLAGIEWAALHERLTPSRDAIEGVATPIFACGLEVFVDGHHHPELHGSPGASEVTALAAATAPPALLGQLADAKAHPFVALNGALASDGARVHVHGDDPRAVHLVFAQGSEDAASHPRVLIDADPGSRGTIILDHVSLVAGHHFANSVVEIEVAENASLDLIILQRAGDAGFHIGHVAGRVERNGRLSTHTISLGGCFVRNDLSVVLAGEGAECTMNGLYLGRGAGLVDNHTWVDHAVPHCTSDELYKGVLAENSRGVFRGKVIVRPDAQKSDARQSNPNLLLSDKAEINTKPQLEIHADDVKCSHGATIGRLDAEAIFYLRSRGIDEDHARAMLTRGFAAEVLSALPEPSLAEGMSALFIERLEAAVEAA; encoded by the coding sequence GTGAGTGACGCGTTGAAGAGCGCCGCGGAGCGCTTCCTGGTTCAAGCCGGGGATCAAGCTCCGAGCCCCGTGTTCGGCGAACTGCGCCGGGCCGGCATTGCTGCGTTTTCCGACCAGGGTCTTCCTGATACGAAGCAGGAGGAGTGGCGCTACACGAACGTCACACCCCTGGCCGGCATCGAATGGGCCGCTCTCCACGAAAGGCTCACCCCGTCTCGCGACGCGATCGAAGGTGTCGCCACGCCCATCTTCGCCTGTGGGCTGGAAGTCTTCGTCGACGGACACCACCATCCCGAGCTCCACGGCTCGCCGGGCGCTTCGGAGGTGACCGCCCTCGCGGCGGCCACGGCTCCTCCCGCTTTGCTAGGCCAACTGGCAGATGCGAAGGCCCATCCTTTCGTCGCCCTGAACGGCGCCCTGGCTAGCGATGGCGCCCGAGTCCACGTCCACGGCGACGATCCACGCGCCGTGCATCTCGTCTTCGCCCAGGGCTCCGAGGATGCGGCGAGCCACCCGCGCGTCTTGATCGACGCGGATCCGGGCAGCCGCGGAACGATCATTCTCGATCACGTATCCCTCGTCGCGGGACACCACTTCGCCAACTCGGTCGTCGAGATCGAGGTCGCCGAAAATGCCTCCCTCGATTTGATCATCCTCCAGCGCGCAGGTGATGCGGGCTTCCACATCGGCCATGTCGCGGGCCGTGTCGAGCGGAACGGACGCCTGAGTACCCACACCATCAGCCTGGGCGGTTGCTTCGTGCGCAACGACCTTTCGGTCGTCCTGGCCGGTGAAGGCGCTGAATGCACGATGAACGGGCTCTACCTCGGCCGCGGCGCCGGCCTGGTCGACAACCACACATGGGTGGACCACGCAGTGCCCCACTGCACCAGCGACGAACTCTACAAGGGCGTCCTGGCCGAGAATTCCCGCGGCGTCTTCCGCGGCAAGGTCATCGTGCGGCCCGACGCACAGAAGAGCGACGCCAGACAATCGAATCCGAATCTCCTGCTCTCCGACAAAGCCGAGATCAACACCAAGCCCCAACTCGAAATCCATGCAGACGACGTCAAGTGCAGTCACGGCGCTACGATCGGGCGCCTGGATGCAGAAGCCATCTTCTACCTGCGCAGCCGTGGCATCGATGAAGACCACGCCCGTGCCATGCTGACGCGGGGCTTTGCCGCGGAAGTCCTGTCGGCCCTCCCGGAGCCGTCGCTGGCAGAAGGGATGAGCGCTCTCTTCATCGAGCGGCTCGAAGCCGCGGTAGAGGCCGCATGA
- a CDS encoding sulfatase-like hydrolase/transferase, with amino-acid sequence MDRPGCLGSGDRDRHLDGQLDADRPFFLFLNPFEAHNPYLPPLRDRGVQGPGSWLRGIRAMRGYHPVRWHSNPPRQPWRVAATRALYRSGVRYQDRPIGRILEVIRSHVELDDVLLIVTSDHGDNLGEADRWGHQFDLNDALIRVPFIARAPDVFPAGERIREAHQTLDLHATLIDWAGLEQDDSPAQSLLPDARQPREATYAEVYPEAWMLSRIDPAGSRSADELDTPVWAIRRDGHKLVVRRGGERLYDLDADPGEARDALAEDPERAAALRRELDAWLERFPGPRPDAVAPQPTLTPSDSEALDPETRRQLEALGYM; translated from the coding sequence GTGGATCGACCGGGGTGCCTCGGAAGCGGAGACCGCGATCGACACCTGGATGGCCAGCTCGATGCGGATCGTCCCTTCTTCTTGTTCCTGAATCCCTTCGAAGCCCACAATCCCTACCTCCCACCGCTGCGTGATCGCGGCGTTCAGGGCCCGGGTAGCTGGCTCCGGGGCATCCGTGCCATGCGCGGATACCACCCGGTGCGTTGGCATTCGAACCCGCCGAGGCAACCCTGGCGCGTTGCGGCCACACGGGCGCTCTATCGCAGCGGTGTTCGCTATCAGGATCGGCCCATCGGTCGGATCCTCGAGGTGATCCGCAGCCACGTGGAGCTCGACGACGTTCTTCTCATCGTCACATCCGATCACGGTGACAACCTTGGGGAAGCCGATCGTTGGGGCCATCAATTCGACTTGAACGATGCGCTGATCCGGGTGCCGTTCATCGCACGGGCTCCGGATGTGTTTCCCGCCGGCGAGCGGATCCGGGAAGCCCACCAGACCCTCGACCTGCACGCGACCTTGATCGATTGGGCGGGCCTCGAGCAGGACGACAGCCCCGCCCAGAGCCTCCTCCCCGATGCGCGGCAACCCCGCGAAGCGACCTACGCCGAGGTCTACCCGGAAGCCTGGATGCTCAGCCGTATCGATCCGGCTGGAAGCCGCAGCGCGGACGAGCTCGATACGCCCGTCTGGGCGATCCGCCGCGATGGGCACAAGCTCGTCGTGCGGCGCGGCGGTGAGCGGTTGTACGACCTGGACGCCGACCCGGGAGAAGCTCGAGACGCCCTCGCCGAGGATCCGGAGCGAGCCGCCGCCCTCCGACGCGAGCTCGACGCCTGGCTGGAGCGCTTTCCCGGCCCCCGCCCAGACGCTGTCGCTCCCCAGCCGACCCTGACCCCCTCCGACTCGGAAGCGCTGGATCCCGAGACCCGCCGCCAGCTCGAGGCACTCGGCTATATGTGA
- a CDS encoding rhomboid family intramembrane serine protease, with product MFPLRDDNPTLRASAATMVLIGANAAAWVLLQGLGTEPALVRSICELGAIPGELLGNLAPGTEVLLGPGLACRIEAEPNWPTAISSMFLHGGWFHLLGNMWFLWLFGDNVEDAMGRVRFVVFYLLCGLAAVAAQMASNPNSATPMVGASGAIGGVMGAYAILYPKVGVHILLVLGFYVDRVVVPAWLMLGFWFLLQVMGGLPALSSEGGGVAFWAHVGGFVAGVVLIFPFQNEHRLAAHRALVARQSWR from the coding sequence GTGTTCCCCCTTCGCGACGACAATCCCACGCTTCGGGCCTCCGCTGCGACGATGGTGCTGATCGGCGCCAACGCAGCGGCCTGGGTCCTGCTCCAGGGCCTCGGAACGGAGCCAGCACTCGTGCGCTCGATCTGCGAACTCGGCGCGATCCCAGGCGAGTTGCTCGGCAACCTGGCGCCCGGAACCGAAGTTCTGCTCGGCCCCGGCCTCGCCTGTCGAATCGAAGCGGAACCGAACTGGCCAACCGCAATCAGCTCGATGTTCCTGCACGGCGGTTGGTTCCACCTGCTCGGCAATATGTGGTTCTTGTGGTTGTTCGGGGACAACGTCGAAGACGCCATGGGCCGCGTCCGCTTCGTCGTATTCTATTTGCTATGCGGCCTGGCAGCCGTCGCGGCCCAGATGGCGAGCAACCCCAACAGCGCCACTCCGATGGTAGGCGCCTCCGGAGCAATCGGTGGAGTCATGGGCGCCTACGCGATCCTGTATCCGAAGGTGGGTGTTCATATTCTCCTGGTCCTCGGATTCTATGTGGACCGGGTCGTCGTGCCGGCGTGGTTGATGCTCGGCTTCTGGTTTCTACTCCAGGTCATGGGTGGACTTCCGGCCCTCAGCAGTGAAGGGGGCGGTGTCGCCTTCTGGGCCCACGTCGGCGGTTTCGTGGCCGGAGTTGTACTCATTTTCCCTTTCCAGAACGAGCATCGGCTGGCCGCGCACCGAGCTCTCGTTGCAAGGCAATCGTGGCGCTAG
- a CDS encoding SUF system Fe-S cluster assembly regulator, translating into MLRITKLTDYGIVLLVRFAQEASGTTLTAREMSEATELPLPVVSKMLKSLASADLLVSQRGSRGGYQLARKPETVNVAEIVEALEGPIALMECVTADGLCDQESHCGLRAPWQRINSAIQTTLTQVSLAELAADMPPRHRTTLAIA; encoded by the coding sequence ATGCTCCGAATCACCAAGCTCACCGACTACGGGATCGTCCTGCTCGTCCGCTTCGCGCAGGAGGCCAGCGGCACGACGCTGACGGCACGTGAAATGTCGGAAGCCACCGAGCTGCCGCTACCGGTCGTGAGCAAGATGTTGAAATCCCTGGCAAGCGCGGACCTGCTGGTTTCTCAGCGCGGCTCTCGGGGCGGCTACCAGCTCGCGAGGAAGCCGGAAACCGTGAACGTGGCGGAGATCGTCGAGGCCCTCGAAGGCCCGATCGCGTTGATGGAATGTGTCACCGCCGATGGCCTCTGCGATCAGGAATCGCATTGCGGCCTGCGCGCGCCCTGGCAACGCATCAACAGCGCCATCCAGACCACGCTCACTCAGGTCAGCCTGGCCGAGCTCGCCGCCGACATGCCTCCCCGCCACCGAACCACTCTGGCCATCGCCTAG
- a CDS encoding DUF59 domain-containing protein produces MIHTVYDPEIPVDIYELGLIYEVESDDSGEVRIVMTLTSPMCPVAETLPPEVEAKARAVEGVTDVMLDLVWEPPWSPSMMSEAAKLELGME; encoded by the coding sequence ATGATCCACACGGTCTACGACCCGGAGATCCCGGTCGATATCTACGAACTCGGACTCATCTACGAAGTGGAATCGGATGATTCCGGCGAAGTCAGGATCGTCATGACGCTGACTTCGCCGATGTGCCCCGTAGCGGAGACCCTGCCGCCCGAGGTGGAAGCCAAGGCGCGTGCCGTCGAGGGCGTGACGGATGTGATGCTCGATCTGGTCTGGGAGCCGCCCTGGAGTCCGTCGATGATGTCCGAGGCGGCCAAGCTCGAACTCGGCATGGAATGA
- a CDS encoding alpha/beta fold hydrolase, with amino-acid sequence MARLSLFASLFLASACALLPPGLPDPVRTDLRVFDPTHPPELVETRFESHGDPMNAIIYVAQGAGPHPTVILLHGFPGNERNLDLAQAFRRAGWNAVFFHYRGAWGSDGVFSFGHVIEDVASVVDTVRSEGFAAAHRIDPSRIVLVGHSMGGFAALVSAADLSAVACVASLAGANLGAFSKAAADPEQQAAIAASLDGWAGPIRGLSGAELVAELGDTPGRFDTIGRAPLLARMPVLLLAGARDEVTPPGIHHEPVVAALRAADAPRFESRVLERSDHSFSADRMALAGILVDWLRTSCEAP; translated from the coding sequence ATGGCACGCCTATCCCTCTTCGCCTCCCTGTTCCTGGCCTCGGCCTGTGCACTTCTCCCGCCCGGGTTGCCGGATCCAGTGAGAACGGATCTGCGTGTGTTCGATCCGACCCATCCGCCGGAACTGGTGGAGACCCGCTTCGAGAGCCATGGCGACCCGATGAACGCGATCATCTATGTCGCCCAGGGTGCGGGCCCGCACCCGACGGTGATCCTGTTGCATGGCTTTCCCGGAAACGAGCGCAACCTGGACCTCGCTCAGGCTTTCCGGCGCGCGGGCTGGAACGCGGTGTTCTTCCACTACCGGGGGGCCTGGGGAAGCGATGGCGTATTTTCATTCGGCCACGTCATAGAGGACGTGGCCAGCGTCGTGGATACGGTCCGGTCCGAGGGGTTTGCCGCCGCCCATCGCATCGATCCGTCGCGGATTGTCCTGGTGGGCCACAGCATGGGCGGTTTCGCAGCATTGGTGTCGGCGGCGGATCTTTCGGCCGTTGCCTGCGTGGCATCCCTGGCCGGTGCCAATCTAGGTGCATTCTCGAAGGCTGCTGCCGATCCAGAGCAGCAGGCAGCCATCGCCGCATCACTCGATGGCTGGGCGGGGCCGATCCGCGGGTTGTCGGGGGCAGAGCTGGTCGCAGAGCTCGGCGATACGCCGGGGCGCTTCGATACGATCGGCCGGGCGCCCCTCCTGGCCCGCATGCCGGTCTTGTTGCTCGCAGGAGCGAGAGACGAAGTCACGCCGCCGGGCATTCACCATGAGCCAGTGGTCGCCGCGTTGCGTGCGGCCGATGCGCCGCGCTTCGAGTCCAGGGTGCTCGAACGCTCGGATCATTCGTTTTCGGCGGATCGGATGGCGCTGGCTGGGATTCTCGTCGATTGGCTTCGCACGAGCTGCGAAGCACCTTGA
- a CDS encoding SUF system NifU family Fe-S cluster assembly protein — protein sequence MDDLRELYQTTILDHNKKPRNFRVPDPANHDADGFNPLCGDKVTVYLQVEDGTIADAGFQGSGCAISTASASMMTEAIKGKPLEEVFALFDSFHDLVTSPALDEPATEGVGKLAVFAGVREFPMRVKCATLAWHTLKSALEDSGETAKTE from the coding sequence ATGGACGATCTGCGCGAGCTCTACCAGACCACGATCCTCGACCACAACAAGAAGCCGAGGAACTTCCGTGTGCCCGACCCCGCAAACCATGACGCCGACGGGTTCAACCCGCTATGCGGGGACAAGGTAACGGTCTATCTACAGGTGGAGGACGGAACGATCGCCGACGCGGGCTTCCAGGGCTCCGGCTGTGCCATCTCGACGGCTTCGGCATCGATGATGACGGAGGCCATCAAGGGCAAGCCACTGGAGGAAGTCTTCGCACTCTTCGATTCCTTCCACGACCTGGTGACGAGCCCCGCCCTGGACGAGCCGGCCACGGAGGGCGTGGGGAAGCTCGCCGTCTTTGCAGGCGTTCGCGAATTCCCGATGCGGGTGAAATGCGCGACGCTTGCCTGGCATACGCTGAAATCCGCGCTCGAAGACAGCGGCGAGACCGCGAAGACCGAATGA
- the sufB gene encoding Fe-S cluster assembly protein SufB, whose product MSETIEQLAEREYEYGFVTDIEEERIPKGLSEEIVRIISAKKDEPEWLLEWRLKAFKRFQQMLAEGHRPDWANISYPEIDFQDMYYYAAPKQKKQLESLDEVDPELLATYDKLGIPLQEQKRLSGVAVDAVFDSVSVATTYKDELEKKGILFGSFSEAVKDHPELVRKYLGSVVPYSDNFFAALNSAVFSDGSFAYIPKGVRCPMELSTYFRINAQETGQFERTLIIAEESSYVSYLEGCTAPMRDENQLHAAVVELVALDDAEIKYSTVQNWYPGDKDGKGGIYNFVTKRGACRGKRSKISWTQVETGSAITWKYPGCILQGDDSVGEFYSVALTNNRQQADTGTKMIHIGKNTKSTIISKGISAGHGQQSYRGLVRIGPKAHGARNYSQCDSLLLGDKCGAHTFPYLEVKNASSTLEHEATTSKIGEDQLFFCRQRGISEEDAISMIVNGFCKEVLRELPMEFAVEAQALLGVSLEGSVG is encoded by the coding sequence ATGTCAGAGACCATCGAACAACTCGCGGAGCGCGAGTACGAATACGGCTTCGTCACGGACATCGAAGAGGAGCGTATTCCGAAGGGGCTCTCCGAGGAGATCGTCCGGATCATCTCTGCCAAGAAAGATGAACCCGAGTGGCTGCTCGAATGGCGCCTCAAGGCCTTCAAGCGCTTTCAACAGATGCTCGCGGAGGGCCACCGCCCGGATTGGGCGAATATCTCCTACCCGGAGATCGACTTCCAGGACATGTACTACTACGCCGCTCCCAAGCAGAAGAAGCAGCTCGAGAGCCTGGACGAGGTCGATCCGGAGCTTCTCGCAACCTACGACAAGCTGGGAATCCCGCTTCAGGAACAGAAGCGCCTTTCGGGTGTCGCCGTCGATGCGGTCTTCGACAGTGTCTCGGTCGCAACGACCTACAAGGACGAACTCGAAAAGAAGGGCATCCTCTTCGGTTCCTTCTCTGAAGCGGTCAAGGATCATCCGGAGCTCGTTCGGAAATACCTCGGGTCGGTCGTCCCCTATTCGGACAACTTCTTCGCTGCCCTCAACTCCGCTGTCTTCAGCGACGGCTCGTTTGCTTACATCCCGAAGGGAGTGCGCTGCCCGATGGAGCTCTCGACCTACTTCCGGATCAATGCACAGGAAACGGGCCAGTTCGAGCGCACCCTGATCATTGCCGAAGAGAGCTCCTACGTGAGCTACCTCGAGGGCTGCACGGCACCGATGCGCGACGAAAACCAGCTGCACGCGGCCGTCGTGGAACTGGTCGCACTGGACGATGCCGAGATCAAGTACTCGACCGTCCAGAACTGGTACCCGGGCGACAAGGATGGCAAGGGCGGCATCTACAACTTCGTGACGAAACGCGGCGCTTGTCGCGGCAAGCGCTCGAAGATCTCCTGGACCCAGGTCGAGACCGGTTCTGCCATCACCTGGAAGTATCCGGGCTGCATCCTCCAGGGCGACGATTCCGTGGGGGAGTTCTACTCGGTCGCCTTGACGAACAACCGGCAACAGGCCGACACCGGCACGAAGATGATCCACATCGGCAAGAACACGAAGAGCACGATCATCTCGAAGGGTATCTCCGCGGGACACGGCCAGCAGAGCTATCGCGGCCTCGTACGCATCGGCCCGAAGGCACATGGTGCGCGGAACTACAGTCAGTGCGATTCCCTTTTGCTCGGCGACAAATGCGGCGCGCACACCTTCCCCTACCTCGAGGTCAAGAACGCGTCTTCCACCCTCGAACACGAGGCCACCACGTCCAAGATCGGGGAAGATCAGCTCTTCTTTTGCCGACAACGCGGAATTTCCGAGGAGGACGCGATCTCGATGATCGTGAACGGCTTCTGCAAGGAGGTGCTCCGCGAACTCCCGATGGAGTTCGCCGTGGAGGCCCAGGCATTGCTAGGCGTATCGTTGGAAGGGAGTGTGGGTTAG
- the fdhD gene encoding formate dehydrogenase accessory sulfurtransferase FdhD, with translation MSVRDDAVREGSRRVELARLRDHAFEASSDRVAHEEPLEIQVGGTQLAVLMRTPGHDLELASGFLISEGIVSSRKALASVHHQSGGEDDANVVRVNLADESQVDLESLRRSFVASSSCGVCGKGSLESALRVAPALDDPTCFEPRHFLPLLERLRAAQVVFEETGGLHAAGLFDRKGRLLVAREDVGRHNAVDKTIGWALRNDRLPLMGHTLLVSGRISFEIVQKALAARIPVVAAVSAPTSLAVDLALESGMLLVAFLREDRLNGYGARDRLLAS, from the coding sequence ATGAGCGTGCGAGACGATGCGGTCCGCGAGGGCAGTCGGCGAGTCGAGCTGGCCCGGCTCCGCGACCACGCCTTCGAAGCTTCGTCCGACCGGGTCGCCCATGAGGAACCCCTGGAAATCCAGGTTGGAGGCACGCAGCTGGCCGTGCTCATGCGTACTCCCGGGCACGATCTCGAGCTCGCGTCAGGCTTCCTGATCAGCGAGGGAATCGTGTCCTCTCGCAAGGCCCTGGCATCCGTGCACCATCAGAGCGGGGGCGAGGACGATGCGAACGTGGTCCGCGTGAACCTCGCCGACGAATCCCAGGTGGATCTCGAGTCTTTGCGGCGAAGCTTCGTCGCCAGTTCGAGCTGCGGCGTGTGCGGCAAGGGAAGTCTCGAGAGCGCGCTTCGCGTGGCTCCGGCTCTCGATGACCCGACCTGCTTCGAGCCCCGTCACTTCCTCCCACTTCTGGAGCGGCTTCGCGCCGCGCAGGTCGTCTTCGAGGAAACCGGCGGCCTGCACGCGGCAGGCCTCTTCGATCGCAAAGGCCGGCTGCTGGTCGCCCGCGAGGATGTCGGCCGCCACAACGCCGTCGACAAGACCATCGGCTGGGCGCTCCGGAACGACCGCCTCCCTCTCATGGGCCATACTCTGCTCGTCTCGGGGCGTATCTCCTTCGAGATCGTTCAGAAGGCCCTGGCCGCTCGGATCCCCGTGGTCGCAGCCGTATCGGCTCCGACGTCCTTGGCCGTCGATCTGGCCCTGGAATCCGGGATGCTGCTCGTCGCCTTTCTTCGCGAAGATCGGCTGAATGGCTACGGCGCTCGGGACAGGCTTCTCGCGAGCTGA
- a CDS encoding mechanosensitive ion channel — protein MNETLETIREAALAWTPDLVAAAAILVIGWFGVKLAQSLLRRGMRRAGVEPTLIRFSASLVYMALMAMVVISALGRLGVNTTSFAAVIAAAGLAIGLAFQGSLSNFASGALLIMFRPFEVGDYVEVADVSGTVEEIQVFSTILKTPDNRKVIVGNASVTSASITNYAAYDTRRVDMVFGIGYASDIPAARQVIDSILADDDRVLADPEWTIAVSELADSSVNFVVRPWVATADYWAVNFDVHEKIKTRFDAAGISIPFPQTDVHLHNVA, from the coding sequence ATGAACGAAACGCTCGAGACGATTCGCGAAGCCGCCCTCGCCTGGACACCCGATCTGGTGGCGGCTGCCGCCATCCTGGTGATCGGGTGGTTCGGCGTGAAGCTCGCTCAATCCCTGCTGCGGCGGGGCATGAGACGCGCTGGTGTAGAGCCCACCCTCATTCGCTTCAGTGCAAGCCTCGTCTACATGGCGCTGATGGCAATGGTGGTGATCTCGGCTCTCGGCCGCCTGGGCGTCAACACTACGTCGTTCGCGGCAGTGATCGCCGCCGCGGGGCTGGCGATTGGCCTGGCCTTCCAGGGCTCGCTTTCCAACTTTGCCTCGGGCGCTCTGCTGATCATGTTTCGGCCCTTCGAAGTGGGCGATTACGTGGAGGTGGCAGACGTCAGTGGGACGGTCGAAGAGATCCAGGTCTTCAGTACCATCTTGAAGACGCCCGACAACCGGAAAGTGATCGTTGGAAATGCTTCGGTTACCAGTGCGAGCATCACGAACTACGCCGCCTACGACACGCGGCGGGTCGACATGGTTTTCGGCATCGGATATGCGAGTGATATTCCGGCCGCTCGGCAGGTGATCGACAGTATTCTGGCGGACGACGATCGCGTGCTCGCGGATCCCGAATGGACCATCGCGGTTTCCGAGCTTGCAGACTCGAGTGTGAACTTCGTCGTGCGTCCCTGGGTCGCGACCGCAGACTATTGGGCCGTGAATTTCGACGTGCACGAGAAGATCAAGACCCGTTTCGATGCGGCGGGAATCTCGATCCCTTTCCCCCAGACGGATGTGCACCTGCACAACGTGGCGTGA
- the sufC gene encoding Fe-S cluster assembly ATPase SufC, with the protein MLEIENLHATAGEAEILKGINLTIRPGEVHAIMGPNGSGKSTLAGVLSGRPAFEATKGSVLYQGKNLLELEPEQRARDGIFLAFQYPVEIPGVTNNYFLKASLNAIRAHRGEEELDAMDFLTVVKEKMKIVEMPKDLMGRPINEGFSGGEKKRNEVLQMLLLEPKLMVLDETDSGLDIDALRVVATGVNHLRSPERSMLLITHYQRLLDYIVPDFVHVLSEGRIIRSGGKELAHELEEKGYGWIEEARA; encoded by the coding sequence ATGCTCGAAATCGAGAACCTCCATGCCACAGCGGGAGAAGCGGAGATCCTGAAAGGGATAAACCTCACGATTCGCCCGGGTGAGGTGCATGCCATCATGGGCCCGAATGGCTCCGGAAAGAGCACCCTGGCCGGTGTCCTTTCGGGCCGACCGGCCTTCGAAGCGACGAAGGGTTCCGTTCTCTATCAGGGGAAGAACCTGCTCGAGTTGGAACCGGAGCAGCGCGCGAGAGACGGAATCTTCCTCGCCTTCCAGTATCCAGTCGAGATCCCCGGCGTGACGAACAACTACTTCCTCAAGGCTTCGCTGAACGCGATCCGCGCTCATCGGGGCGAAGAGGAACTCGACGCCATGGATTTCCTCACCGTCGTCAAGGAGAAGATGAAGATCGTCGAGATGCCCAAGGATCTGATGGGCCGGCCGATCAACGAAGGATTCTCCGGGGGAGAGAAGAAGCGCAACGAGGTGCTTCAGATGCTGCTCCTGGAGCCGAAGCTCATGGTTCTCGACGAAACCGATTCGGGCCTCGACATCGACGCCCTTCGCGTCGTGGCGACGGGCGTGAACCACTTGCGCAGCCCGGAGCGCTCGATGCTGCTGATCACGCACTACCAGCGCTTGCTCGACTACATCGTTCCCGATTTCGTTCACGTGCTCTCCGAAGGACGCATCATTCGCAGTGGCGGCAAGGAACTGGCGCACGAACTCGAAGAGAAGGGGTACGGCTGGATCGAGGAGGCTCGCGCGTGA